The Vibrio agarivorans genome window below encodes:
- a CDS encoding DUF2971 domain-containing protein, producing MSYFHYTNIESLFHIVQTRKVWFSSLAFMNDEMEGFELHQVLAEVLGLKYEEEQCKSALKLIDATIDTHLRYQMSFSASTLKDDISQWRAYTTLGLGVCIEFEDGFIDANARKINCVYDFDSKRRAVIKDRNLKADDESLNNLLSTPNGREKYVKSIISALIGFKNQSFKPEEEVRWVLSIDGANDSSIKYRPHRLGLTTYTEVPIDLSHIKTVTIGPQMPSQNLKTIDDFLMIHDCPGVVSKSKVTLR from the coding sequence ATGAGTTATTTCCATTACACAAATATTGAGTCACTGTTTCACATTGTTCAAACTAGAAAAGTTTGGTTTAGTAGTCTCGCTTTTATGAATGATGAGATGGAAGGATTTGAGTTACATCAGGTTCTCGCTGAGGTCCTTGGTCTCAAATATGAGGAAGAACAGTGTAAAAGCGCCCTCAAGCTAATCGATGCCACTATTGATACTCACCTGAGGTATCAGATGTCTTTTAGCGCTTCAACTTTGAAAGATGATATTAGCCAATGGCGAGCTTATACAACTCTAGGCTTAGGGGTTTGCATTGAGTTTGAAGATGGATTTATCGATGCCAATGCAAGAAAAATCAATTGTGTATATGACTTTGACAGCAAGCGTAGAGCGGTTATTAAAGATAGGAACCTCAAGGCCGACGATGAATCTTTAAACAATCTTCTATCAACGCCGAATGGCAGGGAAAAGTACGTAAAGTCGATTATCTCCGCACTAATAGGTTTTAAAAACCAGTCATTTAAACCCGAAGAAGAAGTTCGGTGGGTGCTCAGTATCGATGGTGCTAATGATAGCTCTATAAAGTATCGTCCCCACAGACTTGGCTTAACAACTTATACAGAAGTTCCAATTGATTTGTCACATATCAAGACAGTTACCATTGGTCCTCAAATGCCATCGCAGAACTTAAAAACCATTGATGACTTTTTGATGATTCATGACTGTCCAGGAGTCGTTTCAAAGTCAAAAGTTACCTTGAGGTAG
- a CDS encoding helix-turn-helix transcriptional regulator yields MEDKFLRQKEVAQILGVTTTTLWRWRKSGIITQPIQLSDQVVGWRASTIEQWLEAKTREGES; encoded by the coding sequence ATGGAAGATAAATTTTTAAGACAAAAAGAAGTGGCGCAAATTCTAGGTGTGACGACTACGACACTCTGGCGCTGGAGAAAGTCGGGCATTATCACACAACCGATCCAATTGTCTGATCAGGTGGTTGGTTGGAGAGCTAGCACTATTGAGCAGTGGTTAGAAGCAAAAACGAGGGAGGGTGAGTCATGA
- a CDS encoding DUF2971 domain-containing protein: MPVELFKYRAFDKYTILNLLNQTVWLPKVEQLNDPFDGQFKLTDAAPDIDTFIDHCAKFSEWFGQNEGLTINIENIRKEMFLPDGTPNDELREYAHSFKDFFESKCKDTGVLSLSSTAENTTMWSHYGDEHTGICIGYDPSKLFNKSYGNGLPWLREVKYLDESQISRNSYLLYAESGFGSSSAATKEFFKRMLSVKVSDWTYEKEWRFILPECGGQVYSINKNAITSITFGLRTTIDSKHALVNLIRNLGIHPKTYQIIRNAETLGLERVSLESKPEYWKMVGEE; encoded by the coding sequence TTGCCAGTTGAACTGTTTAAATATCGTGCTTTTGACAAGTACACAATCCTAAATCTTTTGAATCAAACTGTTTGGCTTCCTAAGGTTGAACAACTAAATGACCCTTTTGATGGCCAGTTCAAGTTAACTGATGCTGCTCCTGACATTGATACTTTCATCGATCACTGTGCTAAATTCTCCGAATGGTTTGGGCAAAATGAAGGGCTAACAATTAATATAGAGAATATCCGAAAAGAAATGTTCTTGCCTGACGGAACCCCAAACGATGAGTTAAGAGAATATGCCCATAGCTTCAAAGATTTTTTTGAGAGCAAATGCAAGGATACGGGTGTTTTATCACTTTCATCGACGGCTGAAAATACCACGATGTGGTCACATTACGGAGATGAACATACTGGTATTTGCATAGGATATGATCCATCTAAACTATTTAACAAATCATATGGAAATGGCTTACCTTGGTTGAGAGAAGTAAAGTATCTAGACGAATCTCAAATATCAAGGAATAGTTACCTCTTATATGCTGAAAGCGGATTCGGGAGCTCTTCAGCAGCTACAAAAGAATTTTTCAAGAGAATGCTCTCTGTTAAAGTGTCAGATTGGACGTACGAAAAGGAGTGGCGATTCATCTTACCTGAGTGTGGAGGGCAAGTTTACTCTATAAATAAAAACGCTATTACCAGTATAACTTTTGGTTTGAGAACTACGATTGATTCCAAGCATGCGCTTGTTAATCTAATCCGAAACTTAGGTATTCACCCAAAAACCTATCAAATAATTAGAAATGCCGAGACGCTAGGGCTTGAGAGGGTTTCGTTAGAAAGCAAGCCAGAGTATTGGAAAATGGTAGGCGAAGAATAA
- a CDS encoding IS110 family transposase, with translation MLSTNVIAIDLAKNVLQICYISVHGELLFNKAFSRQKAKEFIINAKPSILAMEGCCGCHYWGQLAQEHGHDVRIINPKKVKGYLEGHKTDHNDALAIANSAIQIGIKYSRPKSLEQQSMQSLESSRRFLSRSVVSLGQHIRGTLLGYGIANPRGEKGLKASVREILDNPSSVPTNVVSVLSMLWEQYKQLKAQLIAFEKEKNALTRQIEPCKRLMEIEGVGETTASMLYTTLGDGKQFKNGRQASAFVGLTPKQHSSGGKVFMIGIDKCGGVKELRSLLYLGAMSYVGRLPDEPRTQKDAWLIKIIQRIGFKKACIALANKIVRTAWAMLRHETVYKPILLNAD, from the coding sequence ATGCTTTCTACCAATGTTATCGCTATCGATTTAGCCAAAAACGTTCTTCAGATCTGCTACATCAGTGTTCACGGTGAACTACTTTTTAACAAAGCTTTTAGCCGACAAAAAGCTAAAGAGTTCATTATCAACGCAAAGCCCTCCATCCTTGCGATGGAAGGATGTTGTGGGTGCCATTATTGGGGACAGCTCGCTCAGGAGCATGGGCATGATGTCCGAATTATTAACCCTAAAAAAGTGAAAGGTTATTTGGAAGGACACAAGACCGATCACAATGATGCCCTTGCTATTGCTAACTCGGCTATCCAGATCGGCATCAAATACAGCCGTCCAAAGTCTTTAGAGCAGCAATCAATGCAATCACTTGAGAGTAGTCGTCGCTTTTTGTCTCGTAGCGTTGTTTCATTAGGGCAACATATTCGTGGCACACTACTTGGTTACGGAATTGCTAACCCTAGAGGTGAGAAAGGCCTGAAAGCTTCCGTCCGCGAGATCTTAGATAATCCATCATCGGTTCCCACGAATGTTGTATCTGTTCTTTCAATGCTTTGGGAGCAATACAAGCAACTCAAGGCACAGTTGATAGCCTTTGAAAAAGAGAAAAATGCTCTGACTCGGCAGATTGAACCTTGTAAAAGGCTAATGGAGATAGAAGGGGTTGGTGAAACAACAGCATCAATGCTCTACACAACCCTTGGTGATGGTAAGCAGTTCAAGAATGGTAGGCAGGCGTCAGCGTTCGTTGGACTTACTCCAAAACAGCATAGTTCTGGTGGCAAGGTTTTTATGATTGGTATCGATAAGTGTGGCGGCGTTAAGGAGTTGAGATCGTTACTCTATTTAGGTGCTATGTCCTATGTTGGGAGACTACCAGATGAGCCAAGAACACAAAAAGATGCTTGGCTCATCAAGATAATTCAGCGAATTGGATTCAAAAAAGCTTGTATAGCTTTGGCCAACAAAATCGTGAGAACAGCATGGGCAATGCTCCGCCATGAGACCGTTTATAAACCGATTCTACTGAACGCTGATTAA
- a CDS encoding DUF6988 family protein, which yields MCEIYLLTCISQLEKHAPKNAVDPLLEFKEYSWKPLSSYVHGGLHVIERHSKGYPLPMLEQVLKNSNGVNGLVAVLASILTGQPQLTKDVYESFKAYSDCFQTRVPFE from the coding sequence ATGTGTGAAATATACCTACTGACCTGTATTAGCCAACTTGAGAAACACGCTCCTAAAAATGCTGTAGACCCACTTCTCGAATTCAAAGAATACTCGTGGAAGCCACTCAGTTCTTACGTACATGGTGGATTACATGTAATCGAAAGACATAGTAAAGGCTATCCGTTACCCATGTTAGAGCAAGTCCTCAAAAATTCAAATGGTGTCAATGGATTGGTTGCAGTTCTCGCATCTATTTTAACTGGGCAACCTCAGCTAACTAAAGATGTCTATGAATCGTTTAAAGCCTATTCAGACTGTTTCCAAACAAGAGTGCCATTCGAATAA
- a CDS encoding TrlF family AAA-like ATPase, whose product MNMTAEHTKAKFWKCALQVNPASYITYRGQNQDFSEDDYNQKLLEVCLEESIKVVGIADHGNVDSVAKIKETFNAQGIVVFPGFEIASSEKIHLVCLYPESTSIQMLNNYLYEFDIDTSNGTAPSTKSADFILSTVIDKGGFVYAAHCTDDSGVLKQKLNNIWKNKNLVAAQIPTSLDALKEQGDQANHQILLNKNPDYKRDKKIAIINAKDIEDPETLRKENATCLVKMSTPSFSSFKLAFSDSESRVRLNSDVKEKYYSRIESVRFVGGFLDGIDIKYSEHLNALIGGRGTGKSTLIESIRYVLDIEPISKETKAQHLKVIKQNIGSGFAELSIKSAVKHGKLYTISRRYGESPIVKDDSGSVSTFSPQDLLPDIEIFGQNEIHEIAKDSSEQLKVVERFLNTDKIEQESGISTVKESLVITRKNISDLTSSVSSLESDVEDLKAHEEDENRYKELGIDQQLKLLPIVESERSTFSTVSEKIETLKSALKEFSESIPCSDFITDELIQDYPDKDIFEKTKAALVEFRENIEESITKMELDSESSQKKIELLNKQLQESIEKQEEAITKEFRKLAPVEGLTGKQIGEEYRDLIKSIERLKPKRAELEKERAKLDKEIAKRQKLLAELSKKKTDRATAFEKGVKKLNRKLKGNIRVNYAAEKNRLGLIKLIIDYRLPDVAEGRLSWMKAVDEFSAPLLAETIKKGRDALINKNWGMTATTAERLSKISNEQIMEIEEFKIDDLVSIELNVSTTEEPQYKKLDSLSTGQQCTALLHMLLLDNQDPLLLDQPEDNLDNAFIAERIVTQVRDAKLTRQFIFATHNANIPVFGDAEWIGVLESNNENATLPIQNQGSIDQENIQNLAAKILEGGEDAFIRRKEKYGFE is encoded by the coding sequence ATGAATATGACTGCCGAACACACTAAGGCAAAATTTTGGAAATGCGCACTACAAGTAAATCCAGCTAGCTATATAACGTATCGAGGACAAAATCAGGATTTTTCAGAAGATGACTATAATCAAAAATTATTAGAGGTTTGTCTTGAAGAATCAATAAAGGTTGTAGGAATAGCTGATCACGGGAATGTTGATTCAGTAGCAAAAATTAAAGAAACCTTCAATGCACAAGGAATCGTTGTCTTTCCTGGCTTTGAGATCGCATCAAGTGAAAAAATACACTTGGTTTGTCTATATCCAGAAAGCACAAGCATTCAAATGTTAAACAATTATTTGTATGAGTTTGATATAGATACATCTAATGGAACAGCCCCTTCAACGAAAAGTGCTGACTTTATTCTATCAACTGTTATAGATAAAGGCGGCTTCGTTTATGCCGCACATTGCACAGATGATAGCGGAGTCTTAAAGCAAAAATTAAACAATATTTGGAAGAATAAAAACTTAGTTGCGGCGCAAATCCCTACTTCATTAGATGCTTTAAAAGAACAAGGCGACCAAGCAAATCACCAGATTCTTTTAAATAAAAATCCTGATTATAAACGCGATAAAAAGATTGCGATTATCAACGCTAAAGATATAGAAGATCCTGAAACATTAAGAAAAGAAAATGCGACTTGTTTGGTAAAAATGTCAACACCTAGCTTTTCCTCGTTTAAATTAGCATTTTCAGATTCAGAATCCCGTGTACGCCTTAACTCTGATGTTAAAGAGAAATATTACTCCAGAATAGAGTCCGTTAGATTTGTTGGAGGTTTTCTTGATGGGATTGATATCAAATATTCAGAGCATTTAAATGCTTTAATAGGTGGAAGAGGCACAGGTAAGTCGACTTTAATTGAGTCAATTCGTTATGTTTTAGATATAGAGCCCATTAGTAAAGAGACGAAAGCACAACACCTTAAAGTTATAAAGCAAAATATTGGCTCTGGTTTCGCTGAATTATCTATCAAATCAGCAGTAAAACATGGAAAGCTATATACAATATCAAGACGCTATGGTGAATCACCAATAGTAAAAGATGACAGTGGCTCTGTATCTACTTTTTCTCCTCAAGATCTATTACCTGACATTGAAATCTTCGGTCAAAATGAAATCCACGAAATCGCTAAAGACTCTAGTGAGCAATTGAAGGTGGTGGAGCGATTCCTAAACACAGATAAAATTGAGCAAGAATCTGGTATTTCAACTGTTAAAGAATCCTTAGTGATAACAAGAAAAAATATATCTGATTTAACATCTAGTGTTTCTAGCTTGGAATCAGATGTAGAAGATTTGAAGGCACATGAAGAAGATGAAAATAGGTACAAGGAACTTGGAATAGACCAGCAATTAAAGCTATTGCCAATAGTTGAATCGGAAAGAAGTACTTTCAGTACGGTTTCAGAAAAAATTGAAACTTTAAAGAGTGCATTGAAAGAGTTCTCTGAATCAATTCCATGCAGTGATTTTATCACTGATGAGTTGATTCAGGACTATCCCGACAAAGACATATTTGAAAAGACTAAGGCGGCCTTAGTCGAATTTAGAGAAAATATTGAAGAGTCTATTACAAAAATGGAACTTGATTCTGAAAGCTCCCAAAAAAAGATAGAGTTACTTAATAAGCAACTTCAAGAAAGCATAGAAAAACAAGAAGAAGCCATAACTAAAGAATTTAGAAAATTAGCTCCAGTTGAAGGTTTAACTGGGAAACAAATAGGTGAAGAATATCGTGATCTAATTAAGAGTATTGAAAGGCTAAAACCTAAGCGAGCGGAGCTTGAGAAAGAACGGGCTAAATTAGACAAAGAAATAGCCAAAAGACAGAAACTACTTGCAGAATTGTCTAAGAAAAAAACTGATAGAGCTACAGCCTTTGAAAAGGGAGTTAAGAAGTTAAATAGGAAGTTAAAAGGCAATATTAGGGTTAATTATGCAGCAGAAAAAAATAGACTTGGATTAATAAAGCTTATCATTGATTACCGTTTACCTGATGTTGCAGAGGGCAGACTATCTTGGATGAAAGCAGTAGATGAGTTTTCTGCTCCCTTACTCGCTGAGACAATAAAGAAAGGACGGGATGCTTTAATAAATAAAAACTGGGGAATGACCGCTACGACTGCCGAAAGATTATCAAAAATCAGTAACGAACAGATAATGGAAATTGAAGAATTCAAGATCGATGATTTAGTTAGTATTGAGTTGAATGTCTCAACTACTGAAGAGCCACAATATAAAAAGCTAGATTCATTATCAACAGGTCAACAGTGTACCGCTTTGTTACATATGCTCTTACTTGATAACCAAGACCCATTACTTTTAGATCAACCTGAAGATAATCTAGACAATGCATTTATTGCAGAAAGAATTGTTACTCAAGTTAGAGACGCCAAATTGACAAGGCAGTTTATCTTTGCAACTCATAATGCAAACATACCAGTTTTTGGTGATGCAGAATGGATTGGTGTTTTAGAATCAAACAATGAAAATGCAACTTTACCAATCCAGAATCAAGGCTCTATTGATCAGGAAAATATTCAAAATCTTGCTGCTAAAATTCTTGAAGGTGGTGAAGATGCATTTATTCGAAGAAAAGAAAAATATGGCTTTGAGTAA
- a CDS encoding IS30 family transposase, protein MNYQQLTEGRRYQISALLERGISVSEIAKTVQCHRSTVYRELKRGCKDNYYCPSMAQMASNTRRRAALKYRIPRERVDFIRLLLEADWSPEQISSVLTKAGAAVSHEWIYRFVARDKCSGGKLYRHLRQGHKRYRRGKKEKAPAIKNAVSIDDRPSIVDSRERFGDWEIDTVLGKHGTGAMVTILERKTRFYLVKKVPSKSADDVTQATIELLKPYKKHVHTITADNGREFAGHEAIARELQADVYFAHPYSSWERGANENANGLLRQYVKKGTDLSTVTDSDIEFALSRINYRPRKCLGFKQPAIVFNNMALAA, encoded by the coding sequence ATGAATTATCAGCAGTTGACCGAGGGCAGAAGATACCAGATTTCTGCTCTTTTGGAACGGGGAATTTCAGTTTCTGAAATCGCTAAAACAGTTCAGTGCCATCGCTCCACGGTTTATCGAGAGCTTAAAAGAGGTTGTAAGGACAATTATTATTGTCCGAGCATGGCTCAAATGGCCTCGAACACAAGGCGCAGAGCAGCACTCAAGTACCGAATACCAAGGGAGCGCGTTGATTTTATTCGCCTTCTTCTAGAAGCGGATTGGAGTCCAGAGCAGATTTCAAGCGTGTTGACGAAAGCTGGCGCAGCAGTCAGCCATGAGTGGATTTATCGCTTCGTTGCTCGGGACAAATGCTCGGGTGGTAAATTATATCGCCACTTGAGGCAAGGCCATAAACGGTATCGTCGTGGTAAAAAAGAGAAAGCTCCAGCGATAAAGAATGCCGTTTCGATTGATGACAGGCCAAGTATCGTTGATAGCAGAGAGCGGTTTGGAGACTGGGAGATTGACACTGTTCTTGGGAAGCATGGTACAGGCGCAATGGTAACTATTTTAGAACGTAAGACACGGTTTTACTTGGTAAAGAAAGTGCCATCTAAGTCAGCCGATGACGTTACCCAGGCCACAATAGAGCTATTGAAGCCTTACAAGAAGCATGTGCATACCATCACCGCAGATAACGGACGAGAGTTCGCAGGTCATGAAGCCATCGCGAGAGAGCTACAGGCAGATGTATACTTTGCTCACCCCTACAGCTCTTGGGAGCGAGGTGCTAATGAAAATGCGAACGGCCTTTTAAGGCAATATGTGAAGAAAGGAACCGACCTATCGACGGTGACCGACAGTGATATAGAGTTCGCTTTATCGCGGATAAACTATCGACCCAGAAAGTGTTTAGGCTTCAAACAGCCAGCCATTGTATTTAACAATATGGCTTTGGCTGCTTGA
- a CDS encoding IS256 family transposase, with the protein MDKKALEAFAKEAAKGIKTPDDLTEFSQMLKKITVEAALNAEMEEHLGYEKHKPSKSQNSRNGKSTKRVKTEDGEFELDTPRDRLGSFDPKLVKKHQTRFTSMDDKILWLYAQGMSTRDIVNAFDEWYGAEISPSLVSRVTHAVMEEIVEWQSRPLDAIYPIVYLDCIVVKIRQDKRIINKSIFLALGINTDGQKELMGMWIAENEGAKFWLSVLTELNQRGVEDILIACVDGLKGFPDAINTVFPQTHIQLCIVHMVRNSLKYVSWKDYKAVTADLKRVYRSATEDEALLELERFGEVWDSQYPQISKSWRNHWQNLNTLFSYPEDIRRAIYTTNAIESLNSVIRKALKKRKIFPNDEAATKMVYLAIKDASKKWTMPIQNWRQAMSRFIIEFEERLEKHIN; encoded by the coding sequence ATGGATAAGAAAGCACTTGAAGCTTTTGCTAAAGAAGCTGCAAAGGGAATTAAAACTCCCGATGACTTAACTGAGTTCAGCCAGATGCTCAAAAAGATCACTGTTGAGGCGGCGCTCAACGCTGAAATGGAAGAGCATCTTGGCTACGAAAAGCACAAACCCTCAAAATCCCAAAATAGCCGTAATGGAAAGAGCACCAAGCGTGTAAAAACAGAAGACGGCGAATTTGAACTCGATACCCCTCGCGACCGTCTTGGTTCTTTTGACCCCAAGTTAGTCAAAAAGCATCAAACACGATTTACCTCTATGGATGACAAGATCTTGTGGCTCTATGCGCAGGGCATGAGCACACGCGATATAGTGAATGCTTTTGACGAGTGGTACGGAGCAGAGATATCACCCAGCCTAGTTTCGCGCGTCACACATGCAGTGATGGAGGAAATCGTGGAGTGGCAATCTAGACCGCTTGATGCCATCTATCCTATCGTTTACCTCGACTGCATTGTGGTCAAAATCCGCCAAGACAAACGCATTATCAATAAATCGATCTTCCTTGCTTTAGGCATTAACACCGATGGTCAGAAAGAACTCATGGGCATGTGGATAGCCGAAAATGAGGGGGCTAAGTTTTGGCTGAGCGTTCTAACCGAACTCAATCAACGTGGCGTTGAAGATATTCTTATCGCTTGTGTCGATGGCTTGAAGGGTTTTCCCGATGCGATCAACACCGTCTTCCCGCAAACACATATTCAGCTTTGCATCGTCCATATGGTGCGGAACTCATTGAAGTATGTGTCTTGGAAGGACTACAAGGCGGTCACAGCCGACCTGAAGCGAGTGTATCGCTCTGCTACCGAAGATGAGGCTCTACTTGAACTGGAGCGCTTTGGTGAAGTCTGGGATAGCCAGTATCCGCAAATCTCCAAGTCTTGGCGCAATCACTGGCAAAATCTCAACACCCTTTTTAGCTACCCAGAAGATATTCGTAGAGCAATTTACACGACCAATGCAATTGAGTCCCTCAATAGCGTGATCCGCAAGGCACTTAAAAAGCGTAAGATCTTCCCGAATGATGAGGCCGCAACCAAAATGGTATATCTAGCAATCAAAGACGCCAGTAAGAAATGGACAATGCCTATTCAAAACTGGCGCCAAGCTATGAGTCGGTTTATTATCGAGTTCGAGGAACGCCTGGAGAAACACATTAACTAA
- a CDS encoding YaaW family protein: MKNTNVYDYDLNPVLEASCDSDLAQLVDFLKKKTSEELTKQDAYKLHAPNHSKYADLIAKEIRDMGGNTFANMMRGWEGPSYHEIVCNVADKLKVPYNKSKDTSLIEDSILEAILKRTLDSMSEEERQKLLEEVGADSKMSKGGATSAVLIAAFRAGGFKSYQLTLIIANEIAKFILGRGLSFATNRTITKLASILSGPIGWTLSGIWTAYDIAGPAYRVTIPCVIHIAMLRKKMNSLQCEGCGSTLLDPTVKFCPECGTKQAA; this comes from the coding sequence ATGAAAAATACAAACGTATACGACTATGATTTGAACCCTGTTCTAGAAGCAAGTTGTGATAGTGACTTAGCCCAGCTGGTCGATTTCTTGAAGAAAAAAACGTCAGAAGAGTTGACCAAACAAGACGCTTATAAACTACATGCACCTAATCATTCCAAATATGCGGATTTAATTGCAAAAGAAATACGAGATATGGGCGGCAATACATTCGCTAATATGATGCGTGGTTGGGAGGGTCCGTCATACCATGAAATAGTTTGCAACGTGGCAGACAAGCTTAAAGTTCCTTATAACAAGAGCAAGGATACAAGCTTAATTGAAGATTCAATCCTAGAAGCCATTCTCAAAAGAACCCTTGACTCTATGTCTGAAGAGGAAAGGCAAAAACTTTTGGAGGAAGTTGGCGCTGATAGCAAAATGAGTAAAGGAGGTGCGACTTCTGCTGTGTTAATTGCAGCGTTTAGGGCTGGAGGTTTCAAATCTTATCAATTAACCCTTATCATTGCGAATGAGATTGCGAAATTTATCTTAGGAAGAGGATTAAGTTTCGCAACAAATAGAACTATTACAAAACTAGCATCAATTCTTTCTGGACCTATCGGGTGGACGCTATCTGGAATCTGGACGGCGTATGATATTGCGGGTCCTGCTTACAGAGTAACGATTCCTTGTGTAATCCATATCGCGATGCTTAGAAAAAAAATGAATTCTCTTCAGTGCGAAGGCTGTGGCTCAACACTACTCGACCCGACCGTTAAATTTTGCCCAGAATGTGGCACGAAGCAGGCGGCATAG
- a CDS encoding MbcA/ParS/Xre antitoxin family protein, which yields MVDINEVRKLALEIFEQENVAEVWLNTPKWFFNGLTADEMLQKPDGGQAVLGILEKIRDGEFS from the coding sequence ATGGTGGATATTAATGAAGTAAGAAAATTAGCATTGGAAATATTTGAACAAGAAAATGTGGCAGAAGTGTGGCTAAATACTCCTAAGTGGTTTTTTAATGGTTTGACTGCGGACGAAATGTTGCAGAAACCAGACGGGGGACAAGCCGTTTTAGGTATATTGGAGAAAATTCGCGATGGAGAATTTTCTTGA